The genomic segment GCTCGGCGGCGATACCGAAGTTGATCCGGTCGCCGGTGTAGTTCTTCACGATGTGCAGGACGCCCTGCTCGCGGGCGACCGCCAGCGAGGCCTGGTACACCTGCCGGTTGTGGGGCGACGCGAACACCCGCCCGGGGCAGGCGGCGTCCAGCATCCCCGCTCCCACGAACCCGGCGTGCATCGGCTCGTGCCCCGACCCACCGCCGGAGAGCAGTCCCACACGCCGGGACGGTGCGGTGTGGCGAGCGGCGAGGTAGCCGTTCTCCACGTCGTGGACGACGAGATCCGCATGGGCCCGGGCGAAGCCGGCCAGCGCGTTCGGAACCAGGTCGTCGGTGCTGTTCTCGAAGTACGCGGCCATACGTGGCGCCCTTTCGTCCCGGGGCCTTGTGCGGCCGGGTGAGACGACCCTCCAGACAGGTCACTTCATGCTGAAGGGAGGTGCCCGATGTGGCAACTCGCAGAGACGAACTCAGCCCATTACGTGACGGCGCACAGCAGCACGATCGATCACTCCTGTGCGCCCTGCGCCGGATCACGCCCCGGCGGACAGCCCGATCGACTGGGCGGCGTGCTTGTCCAGGGCCGCGCGCACCAGCGCCGCGGCGAGTACCGCCGGTGAGGTGCCGCGGGCGAGGCGCAGCAGGGCGTCGGCGGAGGCGGGCAGGCCCAGGCGCTCCGCGCCCTGCAACGCCTTGGCGTCGACGTACGGACGGGTCTGCGGCCAGACGGCCTGCACCTCGCGTACGAAGATGTCGGCCCCGGTCGGCCCCAGCCCGGGCAGGCGCCGCAGTCCGGCCCACAGCACCGCCGTGTCGCCGTCCGCCTCCCGGCGGAGTTTCCGCAGGTCACCGGCGTAGTCGTCGAGGAGCAGCAGCGCTCCGTCACCGAGCTGCGTCGCGGTCCGCTCGTCGTACCGCCGGTAGCCACCCTCGCCCAGCGCGTCGACGCGCTGCTGCCAGGTGGCGTCCGCCATCCGACGGGGGGTGCGCATGCCGTCCGCGAACAGCGCCCTCGCCGCCGCCACCGCGACGGAGGCCCGGATGCGCGCGCTGAGCAGCAGGCTCAGGACCAGGAGCTGGTAAAGGGGCTGAGGGGTGTCCCGCAGACGGATGCCCGCCTCCTCGGCGTACGTCCGCCCGTACGTGTCGAGGAGGAGGCCCATGGTCCTGCGATCGCCCATGCGCCCACCGTCCTCCCCTCCGTACGGGAACGCACGCGGGGGCACGGAGTTCCGGCAGCCGGAACTCCGTGCCCCCGCGTGCGTCCGAGCGGGACCGGCCTCAGGACGCGGTGCTCGCCGCCCCTGCGGCGGCCGGCGAGGCGAGGGCCTGCTCGCTCCGCCGGGAGCGGTGCGACATCCAGGCCGCCACCAGGGCGCCGGAGATGTTGTGCCACACGGAGAAGACGGCCGCCGGGAGCGCGGCCAGCGGGCTGAAATGGGCGGTCGCCAGGGACGCGGCGAGACCGGAGTTCTGCATGCCGACCTCGAAGGCCATGGCACGGCTGGCGGGCGGGCCGAGACGGGTGAGCTTGCCCGCGCCGTAACCCAGCGCCAGGCCGAGTCCGTTGTGCAGGACGACGGCGATCAGCACGGTGGCGGCCGCCGACTTGATCGCGCCCGCGCTGCCCGAGACCACCGCGCAGACGATCGCGGCGACGGCCAGCGAGGAGAGCCAGGGCATCGCGCCCAGCACCCGGTCGACGAGCTTGCCGGCGACGAGCCGTACCACCAGCCCGCCGATCACCGGGAGCAGCACGGTCTTGAGGATGTCGGTCACCATGGAGCCGGCGTCCACGGGCAGGTACGCGCCGGCCAGCAGCAGGGTCAGCGGGGGCGTCACCAGCGGGGCGAGCACGGTGGAGACGGTGGCCACGGAGACCGAGAGCGCCACGTCGCCGCGGGCCAGGAAGGTCACCACGTTCGAGGCGGTGCCACTGGGCGCGCAGCCCACCAGGATGACGCCCGCGGCCAGTTGCGGCGGGAGCCCCAGCAGATGGGCGATGATCCAGCCGAGGCCCGGCATGATCACGTAGTGCGCGACCAGCCCAATGGCCACCGCCCAGGGGCGCTTCGCCACGCCCTTGAAGTCGTGGGGCGTCATCGTCAGCCCCATGCAGAACATGACGACGCCGAGCAGGTACGGCACCGCCTTCGTCCAGCCCTCGAAGGTCCCGGGGGTGAGGAGGCCGGCCGCGCCCGCCACGAGGACGAGGACGGGGAAGACCGTGACGGCGCGCCGCGCCGCCTTGCTGTCGGTGCCCGTGCCGTCGGTGGCCGTGTGATCCGGTGTCGTCTGTTCGCTTCGCACAGCCGCGATGAGACTCTTTTTCCGTGTGCTGCCGCAAACCTGTCTCGATATGTGGGCACTACATCCATCATGTGTCCACCCGGGGGCCGGTTGCGGTCCGGGGCCGTCGGCCGGTACGCCCGCGAGGCGTACCGGCCGACGGCCGCAGCAGCCGGGCCGCTACCGGCCGGACGCGGCGGCGGTGTTGGCGGTGCCGTTGATGACGAACTGTGATCCGGGTTCGATCAGCACGTCGCCCTGGGCGGAGCCGGTGATCGTCACGTTCGTCAGGGTGGCGCTGCCCCTGGCTCCTCCGTGCGCGAGGATGCCCGAGCCGTTGGGCGAGTTGGTGATCCGGACGTTCGAGATCTGCGCTCCGGGAACGGAGCCCCCGCCCGTCTTGAACTGGATGCCGTCGTAGGTCGAGTCCTGGATGTCCGTGTCCCTGATCGTGACACCGGGAATGTCGGGACCGGCCGCGAACAGGGTGATGGCACCGAACTCCTGCGCCTCGCCCCAGAAGGCGCCGCCCGTCCGGTAGAGGGCGTTGTTGGCGATCAGGGTCTGCCCGGAGAAGGGCAGCGGGTCGTGGTCGGTCGCCAGCATGATGCCGGGGTAGTTCATGGTGTCGGAGACGATGTTGTTCTCGATGGTGTTGCCGTAACCGCCGTAGACCGCGATGCCGTTGGCCCGCCAGGGCAGGGCGATCGTGTTGTTGCGGAAGTGGTTGTCGTGGCCGATGTCCACCGACTGGTTCTTCACGTACTTGTTCGACCAGACGGCGAGCGAGTCGTCCCCGGTGTTCCGGAAGGAGGAGTTGAAGACCGTCGAATTGCGGGTTCCGTTGGAGAGGTTGATGCCATCCGCATATGTGTTGCGAATGCGCATTCCGGTGAATTCGACACCGTCTCCGGGGCCCCAGAGCTCGGGAATGTTGTCGTAGTCGCGGCCCACCCACACCCCGACGTTGGAGTGCTCCAGCCAGACATTGGTGATCTTGGTGTTGGTGCCGAAGCGCCCGTTGAGGCCGACTCCGCCCTCGGCGTTGCCGTCACCGCCCCGGATCGTGCCGGAACCGAAGATCGCGATGTCGGAGATGGTGGTGTTGTCGTCGATGTCGAAGCCGAAGTTCCCCTCGTGCGGGTGGTTGATGCCGCCCGCGTTCTGCGGCTGGATGAGGGAGTAGAGCTGGGAGTGCCACATGCCCGCACCGCGGATCGTGACGTTCCGGATGCCCACCTGGTTGTACTGCCCGCGGTTGAGCGGGTCGTCGGTCAGGATCTTCTGCTCCTGCCGCCACTGCCCGGCCGGAATCCACACACAGCCGATCTCGCCGTTCTGGTCGGCCGTCACCGCCCGCTGGATGGCGTCGGTGTCGTCGATGCCGTCGTTGGGCACGGCCCCGTAGGCGGTGATCGAGACGCAGCCGGCGGGCTGCGCCGTCGGCGCCGCCACCTGCTCCAGGTCCACGAGGTCGATGATGTAGAAGGACGCGGTGTCGCCCGCGTCGCGCTGGAGACGGAACTTCGTACCGACCGGGTAGGTCTGACCGAGCAGCGCGTTCGACTCGTCGAAGAGCCTGCGCGCGTCGGCCTGCGGCTGGTTGGTCAGCCCCTCCGGGCTGTCCGTGTCGCCGTACAGCCAGCTGTGCTTGGAGGAGAGGGTCAGCTTCCGGGCGAAGGTGTTGTTGACGTAGAGGCTGATCGTGGCCTCCGCACCGCCGCCGCCGGGGGCGTCGGGGATGGAGTTGCGGACCACGAGGGAGTTGGTGGGCACGGTCGAGGTGATCTCGACGTACTGGCCGGTGGAGTTGAGCCGAACCGACTGCCGGCCGGAGGACTCGGTGGCGAAGTTGGTGTGCCCGAAAGTGCGTTGCTGGTCGGAGGTGAGCAAGGTGCCCTGGTAGGAGCCTTGCTCCGCCTCGTACTCGGTGTACGGCACCGCGGCACCGCGGCCCACCACGATGGCGCGGGAGAAGACGTTGTTGTTCTCGTTGGTCTCGGTGAGGACACCGGTCGCGTCCGCGGTGGCGGTCAGATTGGCCCCACCGCTCTTCGCGGTCCACGTGCCGCTGATCGGCACGGTGACCGTGCCCCCGGCGGGAACGGCCCCGGTGGTTCCGTTCAGCGTGGTGCTCTCCACCTGGAGGCGAGTCACCGTCGAGGAGCTCACCGCTGTGGTACCCCGGTTGTTCACCGACACGGTGAAGGTGACGGCGGCACCGACCGCCGGGCTGGACGGGCTGGAGGAGATGCCCGTCACCTGGAGGTCGGGCCCGGGGCTCTGGGCGACCACGAGCTTCGAGGCGGCGGTGCGGCTGTTGTTGCTGTTGTCCTGCTCGACGACGGTGTCGGTCGGGTCGACCACCGCTGAGACGGAGTACGTACCCATCGGACGCTTGCCCGCACTCACCGGGACGGTGGCCGAGGCGCCGGCCGCGAGCGCGCCCACCGAGGCGCTGCCGACGACCTGGCCCTCCAGGCTGACGTCGACCGTCGTCGCGGGGGCCGCCGCCGAACCCGCGTTGCGCACCGTGGCGTTCACGGTCACCGCGTCGCTCTCGGAGGGGGAGGAGGGCGACCAGGTCAGGTCGGAGAGGATCAGGTCCGGGTTGGGTGCGGCCGTGCCGACCACCTGGACCTCGGCGACCTGGGCGCCGGGAGCACCGGTGTTGGAGAAGAACTTCAGTTGCACGTCGGCGTACCGCCCGCTGACCGGGACCGTCACCGTGTTTCCGTTGCCGGACGGCGAGAAGGCGTAGTCGGCCTGGCTCTTCAGCGAGGTGAACCCGGTGGCGGACTGCGCCCGGCCCAGCACCTGGAGGCTCTGGGTACGGGCTCCCCACGCCGCGTCCGGCGAGAGCTTGACGACGACGGCCGAGAGATCGGCGTCGGAGCCGAGCTTCACCGTCAGCGTGGCGGGATAGCCGTTCGACTCCCAGTAGGTGTCGCGGCGGTCGTCATTGGCGTTGGTGCCCAGGTACGTCTGCGCGTACGAGGACGCCTCGATCGGCTTGTTCAGCGCGAGGTTGGTGCCGGTGGGCGTCGGCGTGCCGGGGTCCGTGCCGCCCGCTGCCTCCCCGTAGACCTCCAGCTGGGAGAGCTGCGCCGCGTTCCAGCCGGTGTTCGCGGTCACCAGCACCCGTACGTACCGCACCTGCGCCGCGGTGAAGCCGACGGTGACGGTGTTGCTCGCGGCCGGCGTGAACGACCGGGCCGCCGAGGCGGACAGAGTGTTGAAGCCGGTGCCGTCCGTGCTGCCCTGGACGGCGAGCGTCTGGGTGCGCGCCTCCCAGGTGTTCGGCAGCTTCAGCACCACCTGGTCGACGCCGGACGTGGCGCCCAGATCCACCTGGACCCACTGCGGGAACGTTCCGGGGCTCTCCCAGTACGTCTGCTGACTGCCGTCGGTGACGTTCGACGCCGGGTAGGCGCCGATCGAACCGCCGGCCGACGCCGGCCTGCCGAGAGCCAGGTCGGTGGTCCGTCCGGCCGCCGAGGCGGTGGCGGCCGGCAGCAGTCCGACGGTCATCAGTGCGGCTGTCACCGCACCGATGACGAACCGCCGCCATCCGCGTTGCTTCCCTCTCATGCTGTCCTCAGTTCCGTGGGCCTGCGGCGCCGGCCGGACACGAGGAGCGCATGCGCCGGGGGTCCGACGCGCGGCGTCGGACCCCCGGCGACGGCCGCGTGCGGGCTGCCGGTACGCCGGGTGGGGGTCGATCGGGACATCGGCAGGAGCGAGGAGCAGGTCGCCTGCCGCGAACTCGCGTTCCCTGCTTGGTAATTTGAGAGATCTAGTTGATTTTTTGCGGTGTCGAGGTGACAGGTTTCTAGCAGGCCCTGCTTTTGTCAACGGTTCTCGCACCGGCTTGACGGCCGCCGGTGCGTTCGCGCAGCTCGGCGGCGCAGGCGGGCGGGCCGCAGGCGGATCATGATCAGCGCGCAGGGGGGTGCGGAGAGCGGTGCGGAAGTTGCGCGGGCGGCACGGCGAAGACGGCCCGGCG from the Streptomyces sp. NBC_01335 genome contains:
- a CDS encoding endonuclease: MGDRRTMGLLLDTYGRTYAEEAGIRLRDTPQPLYQLLVLSLLLSARIRASVAVAAARALFADGMRTPRRMADATWQQRVDALGEGGYRRYDERTATQLGDGALLLLDDYAGDLRKLRREADGDTAVLWAGLRRLPGLGPTGADIFVREVQAVWPQTRPYVDAKALQGAERLGLPASADALLRLARGTSPAVLAAALVRAALDKHAAQSIGLSAGA
- a CDS encoding bile acid:sodium symporter family protein, encoding MRSEQTTPDHTATDGTGTDSKAARRAVTVFPVLVLVAGAAGLLTPGTFEGWTKAVPYLLGVVMFCMGLTMTPHDFKGVAKRPWAVAIGLVAHYVIMPGLGWIIAHLLGLPPQLAAGVILVGCAPSGTASNVVTFLARGDVALSVSVATVSTVLAPLVTPPLTLLLAGAYLPVDAGSMVTDILKTVLLPVIGGLVVRLVAGKLVDRVLGAMPWLSSLAVAAIVCAVVSGSAGAIKSAAATVLIAVVLHNGLGLALGYGAGKLTRLGPPASRAMAFEVGMQNSGLAASLATAHFSPLAALPAAVFSVWHNISGALVAAWMSHRSRRSEQALASPAAAGAASTAS
- a CDS encoding CARDB domain-containing protein, producing the protein MRGKQRGWRRFVIGAVTAALMTVGLLPAATASAAGRTTDLALGRPASAGGSIGAYPASNVTDGSQQTYWESPGTFPQWVQVDLGATSGVDQVVLKLPNTWEARTQTLAVQGSTDGTGFNTLSASAARSFTPAASNTVTVGFTAAQVRYVRVLVTANTGWNAAQLSQLEVYGEAAGGTDPGTPTPTGTNLALNKPIEASSYAQTYLGTNANDDRRDTYWESNGYPATLTVKLGSDADLSAVVVKLSPDAAWGARTQSLQVLGRAQSATGFTSLKSQADYAFSPSGNGNTVTVPVSGRYADVQLKFFSNTGAPGAQVAEVQVVGTAAPNPDLILSDLTWSPSSPSESDAVTVNATVRNAGSAAAPATTVDVSLEGQVVGSASVGALAAGASATVPVSAGKRPMGTYSVSAVVDPTDTVVEQDNSNNSRTAASKLVVAQSPGPDLQVTGISSSPSSPAVGAAVTFTVSVNNRGTTAVSSSTVTRLQVESTTLNGTTGAVPAGGTVTVPISGTWTAKSGGANLTATADATGVLTETNENNNVFSRAIVVGRGAAVPYTEYEAEQGSYQGTLLTSDQQRTFGHTNFATESSGRQSVRLNSTGQYVEITSTVPTNSLVVRNSIPDAPGGGGAEATISLYVNNTFARKLTLSSKHSWLYGDTDSPEGLTNQPQADARRLFDESNALLGQTYPVGTKFRLQRDAGDTASFYIIDLVDLEQVAAPTAQPAGCVSITAYGAVPNDGIDDTDAIQRAVTADQNGEIGCVWIPAGQWRQEQKILTDDPLNRGQYNQVGIRNVTIRGAGMWHSQLYSLIQPQNAGGINHPHEGNFGFDIDDNTTISDIAIFGSGTIRGGDGNAEGGVGLNGRFGTNTKITNVWLEHSNVGVWVGRDYDNIPELWGPGDGVEFTGMRIRNTYADGINLSNGTRNSTVFNSSFRNTGDDSLAVWSNKYVKNQSVDIGHDNHFRNNTIALPWRANGIAVYGGYGNTIENNIVSDTMNYPGIMLATDHDPLPFSGQTLIANNALYRTGGAFWGEAQEFGAITLFAAGPDIPGVTIRDTDIQDSTYDGIQFKTGGGSVPGAQISNVRITNSPNGSGILAHGGARGSATLTNVTITGSAQGDVLIEPGSQFVINGTANTAAASGR